In Pseudoroseomonas cervicalis, the DNA window GTGGTGAACAGCCCGGGTTCCTTCTCGATCTACACCCGCGGCATCGTCTCCAGCGAGATCGTCGATCCGCACACGATCCGCTTCAAGACCAACGGCGTCTACCCGCTGCTGCCCTACGACCTGAACAACGTCTTCATCATCTGCAAGAAGGTCGGCGACAATGTCGCCACCGGCGATTTCAACAATGGCCGCGCCGTCATCGGCACCGGCCCGTTCCGGCTGCAGAGCTTCACCCCCGACGACCGCGTGGTGATGACCCGCAACGAGGAATACTGGGGCGACAAGCCGGATTGGCGCCAGGTCACCTACCGCTTCATCACCAATGACGGCGTGCGCGTCGCCGCCCTGCTGTCGGGCGATGTGCAGATGATCGACGTGGTGCCGCCGGCCGACATGCCGCGGCTGCGCACCACCCAGGGCATCACCTTCTCCGAGATCCCGTCGCTGCGCTCGATCTATCTGAAGCTCGACACGGCGCATGACAGCTCGCCCTACATCACCGGGCCGAACGGGCAGCGCCTCGACCGCAACCCGCTGCGCGATGTGCGCGTGCGCCGGGCGCTGTCGATCGGCATCAACCGCCAGGGCATCGTCGACCGCATCCTGCAGGGCGCCGGCCTGCCGACCGGCCAGATGATGCCGCCCGGCGCCAATGGCTACATCGCCGACCTGCCGGCGCCGGCCTATGACGTGGAGCGCGCCAAGGCCCTGCTGGCCGAGGCCGGCTATCCGAACGGCTTCAACATCACGCTGATCGGGCCGAACAACCGCTATGTCAGCGACGCGCAGATCATCCAGGCCATCGGCCAGATGTGGCAGCGCATCGGCATCAAGACGACGGTGGACGCCATGCCCTTCGCCGTGATGGCGCAGCGCCAGGCGCGCAACGACATGTCGGCCATGCTGATCGGCTGGGCGACCTCGGGCGAGCCCTCGACCGCCATCCGCGGCAACCTGACCACCCGCATCCCGGAGAAGGGCTTCGGCACGGTCAATTTCAGCGGCTATTCCAACGCCGAGGTCGACCGCCTGACCGAGGAGGGCCTGCGCACCGCCGATGACGCGAAGCGCGAGGAGCTGTTCAAGCAGGCGATGCGGGTGGCGATGGAGGATGTCTCCCTCATCACCCTGCACATGCAGAAGAACATCTGGGCGATGCGCGGCGGCCTGACCTATGAGCCGCGTGCCGACGAATACACCGTCGCCATGAACGTCAACGCCCCCAAGTAATTTTTCTTTCGGTTGCCGCGCCCGGTGGGCGCGGCGTGTGGGGGCCGTTCGCGGTCCCCACCTCCGCGCCCCCGGTGGCGCCAGACGGAATCCCCATCATGCCCAAGCGTATCATCGCCTCCGACAAGATCGGCCGCAGCCGGCTGCCCTTCGCCCAGGCCACCGTCGCCGGCGGCTTCATGTTCGTCTGCTGCATGGGCAATGACCGCGAGGGCCGCTACGCCCTCGGCGATGCCCGCGCGCAGACGCAGCAGGCCATCGACAACATCCGCACTTTGCTGGAGGAGGCCGGCGGCTCGCTGCGCGACGTGGTGAAATGCACCGTCTACGTCACCGACCGCGCCTATTGGCAGCCGATGAACGAGGTCTATTTCTCGAATTTCGCCGAGGATCCGCCGCACCGGGTCTCCTGCATCGTGCAGGGGCTGGGCTCGCCCGACGCGGTGGTGGAGATCGATGCCACCGCGTATCTGGGCGAGGAGGACTGACAGGAGATCGGCGCCCTAGGGCCTGTCAACCAAAGTAGACCACGTTCAGGAGCCGGATGAGCGGGACTGATACAAAGCCGACGAAGATTCCAAACGCCGCGAGAGCACGCGACATTGGCGGCCATGGAGCCAGCCCTCGATAGAACCAGGAGAGCAGGTCGGCCCGACGTGGGAAGATCAAAGTCGCTGCCGGAAGCGCAACCAGCAATATCAGGAAGAAGGGAAGCCGCAGCGAGACCGATCCGGATACCGCTCCGACAGCCAATCCATTGAACAGCCCGCTCCACCATGGCGCTCCCGGGCGACTGGCGAGATGCAGCACCGCTGGAATCGAGACATAGGACAGCGCAATCAGCGCAAAAAGAAGCGGTCCTGCCCAAGGGTACTGCAGTGGCAGCGCGGGTGTGAGTTCGAGATGAGACAAGGGGGTCACGCGTTCATGGGAGATCTTCTGGCAAGCAAGATCCAGACGCTCACAGGCTCTAAACCCCGCCGAGCAGCCCGTGGAACCGCCCCAAGAAGCTCCGCAGCCGCTCGCTCTCCGGGTTCCCAAACACCTCCGCCGGCGGCCCGGCCTGCGCCACCCGTCCCTGGTCCATGAAGACCACATGGTGCGAGACGTCGCGCACGAACAGCATCTCGTGGCTGACCAGCAGCATGGTCTGGCCGCTTTCCGCCAGGCTCTGCATCACCGCCAGCACCTCGGCCACCAGCTCCGGGTCCAGCGCGCTGGTCACCTCGTCGAACAGCAGCAGGCGCGGCTGCATGGCGACCGCGCGGGCGATGGCCACACGCTGCTGCTGCCCGCCGGAGAGCTGGTAGGGGTAGTGGCCGCGCCGCGCCTCCAGCCCCACCCGGGCCAGCCAGTGCCCGGCGATCTCGCGCGCCTCCGCCTTCGGCTTGCCCAGCACCTTGGTCAGGCCGAGCATGACATTCTCCTCCGCCGTCAGATGCGGGAAGAGGTTGAACTGCTGGAACACCATGCCGATCCGCGCCCGCTGGGCGGAGATGGCGGCCTCGCTCATCCGGCGGCGCTTGCCGCCCTCCATGCGGTAGCCGACCGGCTCGCCATCCAGAAGAATCTCGCCGGCATCGTGTTCCTCCAGCAAATTCACGCAGCGCAGGAAGGTGGTCTTGCCGGAGCCGGAGGCGCCGATCAGCGCCACCACCTGGCCCTGCCGCACATCCAGATCGATGCCCTTCAGCACCTCGGTCTCGCCGAAGCTCTTGTGCACCTTGCGGGCCTGCAGCAGCACATCCTCGGCCATGCGGCCCTCCTCAGTAGCGCAGATAGGAGAAGCGCCGCTCCAGCGCCGCGCCGAGCTGCGCGATGGCGGCGTTGATCACCAGGTAGAACAGCCCGGCGGTCAGGTAGAAATCGATGATCAGGTAGTTGCGCGCCATCACCTGCTGGCTGGCCAGCAGCAGCTCCACCACGCCGATCACCGAGAGCAGGGTGGTGCCCTTCACCACCTCCAGGCCCGTGTTCACCCAGGGCGGCAGCATGCGGCGCAGCGCCTGCGGCAGCACCACATAGACCAGCCGCTGCGGGAAGCGCAGCCCGATCGCCTTCGCCGCCTCCATCTGCCCGGCAGGCACCGATTCCACCGCGCCGCGCAGCGTCTCCGCCACATGCGCTGTGGCGAAGGCGGAGAGCGCGATGACGCCCGCCCAGAAGGCCGGCACGTTGATGCCGAACAGCGCCAGCCCGTAATAGGTGAACAGGATCAGCACCAGCACCGGAATGCCGCGCAGGATGTCGACATAGAGCCGCGCCAGGAAGCGGGAAAAAGCGCCGCCATAGGCCAGCACCAGGCCGAGCAGCGTGCCCAGGATGGTCGCCGCCAGGATGGTCAGCGCCGAGCTCGACAGCGTGGTCCAGATGCCGGAGAGCAGCGAGTAGCGCGCCTGCCACAGCTCGAACAGATAGGTGCCGGGCTGCATCGAGAGATCGAACATCGCGCGCCCCTTCAGCGGATGCTGGCGTAGCGCCGCTCGACCCGGCGCAGCAGCGCGGCGAGCAGCCAGGCGGTGGCGAGGTAGAGGGCCGAGGCGGTCAGCCACACCTCCATCACCCGGAAGGTGTTGGCGTTGATCTGCCGCGCCACGAAGGTCAGCTCGGGGATGGCGATGGCGGCGGCCAGCGAGGTGTCCTTGAACAGCGAGATCAGGTTATTGCTGATGCTGGGGAGCGTGATGCGGAACATCACCGGCAGCACCACCCAGCGCTGCCGCTGCCAGGGCCGCATGCCGATCGCCTTCGCCGCCTCGACATACTGCTTCGGGATGGAGGCGAGGCCGGCGCGGAACACCTCGGACATGTAGGCGCCGGCATAGAGGGAGAGCGTCAGCACGAAGCTCTGGAACTTGTCCATGCCGTAGATGCCGAGCTCGGGCAGGCCGAAATAGATGAAGAAGATCAGCAGCAGCAGCGGCGTGCAGCGGATGACCTCGACATAGAAGCGCACCGGGGCGGAGAGCCAGATGCGCCCGGATTGCCGCGCATAGGCGCAGGCGAGGCCGAGCACGCAGCCGATCGCCAGCGACAGCACCGCGAGCCCGAGGCCGAGCGCCAAGGCCTCGGCGAAGCGGTCGGCGTTGCGGGTGATGACGCTCCAGTCGAAATGATAGTCGATCATGCCTGGCCCATCAGTGGCGGGGACCGCGCGGCCAAGCGCGCGCGGCAGAGGCGGCCGGGCGGAGGGATCCGCCGCCCGGCCGGGCGGTCAGGCGAACTCGTTCGGATAGCCGATCTTGGGCGTCGGCAGCTCGATGCCGAACCACTTCTTGTAGGAGGCGGCGAAGTAGTCGAAATCCACCCCCATCATGGCTTCCTTGTAGACGGTGTTGACCCAGTTCAGCCAGATCGGGTCGCCCGGCTTCACCGCCGAGGCGTAGGAATTCGGCATCCAGCCATAGCCGGCATCGATGAAGCGGCCCGGGGTCTGCTGCATCAGCCAGCGCGCCGCCGACTGGTCGGCCATATAGGCGTCGATGCGGCGGGCATTCAGCGCCTGCAGCACGGCGTCGGGGCTTTCGAAGGCGTCCACCTTGGCCTGGGGCAGCGCCTTGCGCACCCATTCCTCCATGAACACGTTCTGCATGCCGCCGACCGTCACCGCATTGCCGGCGGCCTTCATGGCGTCATAGTTCTGGTACTTGGCGCCGCGCGCCAGCAGCAGCAGCGTCACGCCCTCGCGGTAATAGGGGATGGTGAACTCGACCTGCTGGGCGCGGCCCGGCGTCACCGTCATCCACTGCACCACGATGTCCACCTTGTCGGTGATCAGCGAGGGGATGCGGGCATCCGAGCCCTGCAGCACGAATTCGACCTTGTTGGGGTCGTCGAAGAGCGACTTGGCCAGCAGCCGGGCCAGGTCGATATCCATGCCCTGCAGCTTGCCGTCGGCGCCCTCGAAATGCCAGGGCGGGTTGGTGCTGCCGGTGCCGACGATCAGCTTGCCGCGGTCCTTGATCATCTGCAGCCGGCTTCTGCTTACGGTCTGGGCCATGGCTGCCCGCGGCGCGAGCAGGGCGGCGGCACCGCCGAGCGCCGCGCCGGCAGCCCCCATGCCGAACAGCCCGCGCCGTTCCAGGCTGACGTTCTTCTCGTCCTGCTCACTCATCTCGGATCCCCTTCTGTCTCCCGGCATGCCTGGCCGGCATGTCTTGCCGGAAGGTCAGCAAGAAACCGGCCAGTTGTCACGCGGTCGCAGCGATGCGGCGCGGGTCATGCGGTTGCTTTTTCGTCACCCGCGATCAGCCCGGCCAGGCGGCGGCCGGAACCGGCGGCCATGGTCCAGCCGGTATGGCCATGGCCGGTGTTTAGATAGAGGTTGGGGATGCGGGTCGGGCCGATGCGCGGGCGCCCATCCGGCACCATCGGCCGCAGCCCGGCCCAGCGCACCGCGCCCGGCGCCGAATCGGCCACCGCCAATTGCGGGAACAGTTCGCCCACCCCGCGCATCAGGGCTGCGATGCGGCGCGGCGAGGGGGTGGTGTCGAAATCCGCCACCTCGGCCGAGCCCACGATGCGATAGCGATCGCCGAGCGGGGTGAGGGCGAATTTGCGGCTATCGTCGAGGATGGCGTGGCGCGGCCCCTCCGGCCAGACGCTGCGCGGCACGGTCACCGACAGGCCCTTCACCGGATAGACCGGCAGCTCGATGCCGATCGGGCGCAGCAGCGCCGGCGAATGGCTGCCCAGCGCCACCACCACCGCGTCGGAGGCGATGTCGCCCTGGCTGCTGGCCACCGCCGCGACACGGTCGCCCTGCAGCACCAGCCCGCGCACCTCGGTGTTGTAGTGGAAGGCCGCGCCGCGCGCGGCGCACCAGGCGGCCAGGCCCTGGCTGAACTTGTTGCAGTCGCCGACCTCATCCTGCGGGAAATACAGCCCGCCGGCGATGCGGTGCGCCACCGCGGCCAGCGCCGGCTCGCGCGCCACGCAGGCCTCGCGGTCCAGCAGCTCGGTCACCAGGCCATGCGGGGCCAGCGCCAGATGCGCGGCATGCGCCGCCCCCAGCGTTTCCTCATCGGCGAAGGTCTTCAGCACGCATTGCCCGGCATAGTCGTATTCGATTCCGGTCTCGGCGCGGATCTCGGCCATGGAGCGGGCGGAGAGCAGCGCCAGCTCCAGGTTGGAAATCGCCCCCTCATTGTGCCGCGCGGCGCGGGAGGCGGCGAGGAAGCCCAACCCCCAGCGCCACATGCGCGGCAGGGCGGAGGCGCGCAGCAGCATCGGCGCATCCTCCTTCCCCAGCCATTTCAGCACCTTCAGCGGCACGCCCGGCGCCGCCCAGGGCTGCACGGAGCTGACATGGATGATGGCGCCATTGCCCCAGCTGGTCTCGACGCCGGCGGCCTCGCGCCGCTCCAGCACGGTGACCTGGTGGCCCGCCTTCTGCAGCCAGTAGGCGCTGGCGACGCCGATGACCCCGGCGCCCAGGATGGTGATGCGCATCGTCTCAGTCCCTCTCCGCCGCCGCAGACTCCCAGAGCCGCGCCACCGCCGCAAGGTCGTCCGGATCGGCCACCGCATGGATGCGCGCCGGCAGGGATTGCCACAGCGCCGGGTCCTTGAAGCCATGGCCGGTGATCATCAGCACCAGCTCGGCCTCCGGCGCCACCAGGCCACGCGCCAGCAGCGGCGCCAGGGCGGCGACCGGGCTGGCCCCGGTCGGCTCGGCATAGATCCCTTCCAGCCGCGCGAGGTCGCGCATCGCCTGGCGCAGCGCGTCGTCGCTGACCGCGATGGCGCAGCCGCCGCTCTCGCGCAGCAGGCGCAGCGTCAGCGTGCCATCCGCCTCATAGCCGATCAGCGGGTCGCTGATGCCCGACGCGATGGTGCGCGGCGCGTCCCAGGCCGCGACCCGCGCCGCGCCGGCCGCCCAGGCGCGGGCGATCGGCGCGCAGCCCTCGGCCTGCACCGCCACCAGGCGGGTGGACAGCCCCGCCATGGCCAGCCCCCGCGCCACACCCTGCACCAGCGGGCCGCTGCCGGTCGGGATCAGCACATGGTCCGGCGCCCGCCCGCCCAGCTGCCGCGCGATCTCCAGCCCCGCCAGCTTGGCGCCATCCACCGCCCAGGGGTTGAGGAAGGTGGTGGTGAGATTGGCCAGGCCCTGCGTCGCGGCGAGTTTTTCGGCGAGCGCGTAGGAGCGGCTGTAATGCCCCTCCACCGTCAGCAGCACCGCGCCATGCGCGGCGATCTGCGTCACCTTGCCCTGCGGCGTGTGCGCCGGCACCACGATCACCGCGGGCATGCCCGCCCGCGCCGCATAGGCGGCGACTGAGGCGCCGGCATTGCCGGAGGAGGCGCAGACCACGCCCCGCGCCCCCAGCTCCCGCGCCTTGCTGATGCCGGCACTGACCAGCCGGTCCTTGAAGGAGCCGGTGGGGTTGCGGGTCTCGTCCTTCAGCCAGATCCGGCCGCGGAAGCCGGGCAAGGCCGCCTCCAGCCGCGGCGCACGCAAAAGCGGCGTCTCGCCCTCGCCCAGCGAGACGATGGCCTCCGGCTCCGTCACCGAGAGATGCGCCGCCTCCCGCCACATGCTGGCCAGCAGCGCCGGCGGCGGCGCCATGCCGCTCTCGCCCGCCACCTCCAGGATGCCGCCGCAGCGCCGGCAGGCATAGAGCAGGGCCGGCGCATGGGCCTCCCCGCAGGCGGTGCAGCGCAGTTCCATCCCCAATCCCCTCCCCTGGCGCCCCCCAGGAGAGGCCAGCGGGGCGGCGATGGGAAGCCCCCTAGGGTTCCGGGCCGCGCGCCCGGGCCCGGGCGGCCGGCCGCACCCCGAGCCGCGCCAGCGCCGCCGAGACGCGCGGCAGGAAGCGCCGCGCCAGCAGCGCCAGCGGCCGCCCCGGCGGCGCCAGCACATGGATGTGGAAGGCGGTGCCCGGCGCCAGCCGCAGCGCCGCGGCACGGCCGGCGAAGCCCTGGGCGGAGACCGGGTCGGTCACCGCGAAGCCGAGCCCCGCCGCCACCATGGCGCAGGCGGCCTGGGCGTTCTGCGTCTCCGCCACCATCACCCGGCGCACGCCATGCCGCTCGAACAGCTCATCGGCCAGATGGCGCAGCCGGTACTGGCCGCCGAGCGAGATGCAGGCCTCGCCCTCCAGCTCGCGCGGCGCCAGCTCGGCGCGGCCGGCGAGCCGGTGGCCCGGCGGCAGCAGCACCATGGCCGGCAGCCGGTAGGGCGGCGCCGCATGCAGCGAGGCAACCGCCGCCACCGGCAAGGCGAAGCCGAGATCGGCGCCGCCGCGCTGCACCATCTCCGCCACCTCATGCGAGCTGGCGACGGTCAGCGCCACGCGCGGCCGGCCCTCGCCCTTGGCGAATTCGGCCAGCAGAGCGGGCATGAAGGAAGCGCCGAACAGCGGCAGGCAGGCGACCCGCAGCTCGCCCATGCCGGTGCTGCGCATGTCGATGGCCAGCTGGTCCACCCGCCGGGCGGCGGCGAACAGCGCCTCCACCTCCGCCTCGAAGCGCCGCGCCTCGGGCGTCGGCGCCAGGCGGCGGCGGCTGCGGTCGAACAGGGCCAGCCCCGTCTCCTCCTCCAGCGCGCGCAGCAGCTTGGTCACCGCCGGCTGCGACAGGGTCAGCAGCTCGGCGGCGCCGCCCACCGAGCCGGCGCGCAGCACCGCCCGGAAGGCCTCGAGCTGGCGGAGACGGGTGGGCGTCATCGGTCCGGGTTTCGCTACTCCAGGGAATGGAACCGGGAGGATTATGTATTTGCCGCGCGGCCGCAACGGATGCCAGCCTTCCCGCTCAGGCCTGGGACGGCGCCTGAATGGCACGCCACACGGCCGCGCGTATCGACGCGCGGAGCAGATGCCACGCGCCCCCTTCTGGCCGGAGAGGCAAAGGAATGGGGACGATGAAGAGACTGCTTCTGGCGGCCACCTCGCTGCTCGCCCTCGGCGCCGGCATGCTCGGTGCCAAACCCGCGCAGGCGCAGCAGCGCCTGGTCGTCGCCGCCTATGGCGGCAGCTATGAGCGGGTGATGCGCGAGCATGTGATCCCGGCCTTCGAACGCGCCAACAATGTGCGCATCGACTATCTGGCCGGCAATTCCACCGACACCCTGGCCAAGGTGCAGGCGCAGCGCGGCAACCAGCAGATCGGCGTCATCGTCGTCGATGACGGGCCGATGTTCCAGGCGATCGGCCTCGGCTTCTGCCAGAAGGTCACCGACCGCGCCGCCATCGACGCGCTCTACCCGATCGCCGTGCTGGGCGATGGCGCGGCGCTCGGCACCGGCTTCGGCTATACCGGCCTCGCCTATAACGAGCAGGTCTTCCGCGAGCGCAATTTGCCGCTGCCGACCAGCTGGAACGATCTGACGCGCGCCGACCTTCGCGGGCGCATCGCCATCCCCGGCATCGACAACACCTATGGCGTGCACACCGTCGCCATGATGGCGCGCATCAATGGCGGCTCGGAGCGCGAGCCGGGCCCCGGCTTCCGCGCCATGCGCGAGCGGGTGAACCCCAATGTGCTCGCCTATGAAAGCAGCCCCGGCAAGATGAGCGACATGTTCACCGCCGGCGAGGTGTGGATGGCGGTCTGGGGTTCCTCCCGCGCGCGCGCCATGCAGGTGGCGGGTTTCCCGATGGGCTTCGTCGCGCCCAAGGAAGGCGGCGTCGCGCTGATGACCGCGACCTGCGCGGTAGAGGGCGGGCCGCTGCCCGAGCTGGCGCAGAAATTCGTCGCCCACCTGGTCTCGCCCGATGTGCAGGCCGCCTTCTCGCGCGACTACGGCTCCGGCCCCACCAACCGGCATACGCAATTGCCGCCCGAGGTGGCGCAGACGGTGATCTATGGCGAGGAGCAGGTGAAGACCCTGGTCGCCATGGACTGGACCGCCATCAACCCCGCCCGCCAGGAATGGACGCGCCGCTGGCAGCGCGAGGTCGAGCGCTGAGCATGGCGGGCGAGGCCTTCCTGGCGCTGGACGGGGTGGCGAAGAGCTACGGCCCCGTCCAGGCGGTGCAGGACATCTCCTTCGGTGTGGCGCAGGGGGAGTTCCTCGGGCTGCTCGGCCCCTCGGGCTGCGGCAAGACCACCACGCTGCAGATGATCGCGGGGTTCGAGACGCCGAGCCGGGGCAGCATCCGCCTGGCCGGACAGGACCTCACCGCCACACCGCCCAGCCGGCGCAATATCGGCCTGGTGTTCCAGTCCTACGCGCTGTTCCCGCATATGAGCGCGGCGGAGAATGTCGCCTTCGGGCTGGAGATGCGCCGCGTGCCGAAGCCCGAGCGGCGGGCGCGCGTCGCCCGCGCGCTGGATCTCGTGCATCTGGCGCATCTGGCCGACCGTTTCCCGCGCCAGATGTCGGGCGGCCAGCAGCAGCGCGTGGCGCTGGCCCGCGCCCTGGTGATCGAGCCGCGGCTGCTGCTGCTGGACGAGCCGCTCTCCAACCTCGACGCCAAGCTGCGCGAGGAGATGCAGGTGGAGCTGCGCGAGCTGCAGAAGCGGGTCGGCGTCACCACCATCCTGGTGACGCATGACCAGCAGGAGGCGATGGCGCTGTGCGACCGTGTCGCCGTCATGCAGGGCGGGCGCATCGTGCAGATCGACCAGCCCTGGCGCGCCTATGACGCCCCGGCGGACGGGTTCGTGGCCGATTTCCTCGGCCGCAGCAATTGCCTGCCGGCGCGGGCCGGCGGCGGCATGGCCGAGGCCGCCGGCCACCGCTTCCGCCTGCCCGAGCCGCTCGCCTCGCTGTCGGGTGAGGTGGCGCTGTCGATCCGGCCGGAGCGGCTGCAGCTGCAGCCGGAGGATGCGCCCGGCCTGCCCGGAACAGTGCATTCGCGCGTCTTCCTCGGCGGCTTCTGGCTGTACCGCGTGGCGACGCCGGCCGGCGACATGCTGGTGACCGCGCAGAACACCGGCGCGGCGCCTGCCGAGGAAGGCAGCCCCGTCACCCTGGCCTGGGAGCCGCACAGCCTGCGGCGCCACGCATGAGCACGGCGGAGGAGACCCTGAGCCCCGCCGCCGCGCCACGCCCCGACGCCCCGCCGGCCCGCTTCTGGCGGCCCTCGCCGGCGCTGCTGCTCTCGGCCCCGGCGGTGCTGGCGCTGGGCATCGCGCTGGTGCTGCCGCTGTTCGGCGTGGCGCTGCTCAGCCTGCAGGGCTTCGACTATGAGAAGGGCATCCTGCCCGGTGCCAGCCTCGCCAACTATGCCGAGCTGGCGCAGGATTCCCTGTTCCTGGAGACGCTGTCGCGCACCTTCCGCATCGCGCTGATCGTCACCCTGGCCTGCCTCGCCCTCGGCCTGCCGGAGGCCTGGATCATCCACCGCATGGCGCCGCGCTGGCGCGGGCTGATGCTGCTGGTGGTGGTCGGGCCGCTGCTGGTCTCGGTGGTGGTGCGCACCTTCGGCTGGATGGTGCTGCTCGGCAGCAATGGCTTGGTCAACCAGGCGCTGCTGGCGCTCGGCGTGCCCGGCGCGCCCTTCCGCCTGCTCTTCACCGAGCTCGCCATCATCATCGGCCTGGTGCATGTGA includes these proteins:
- a CDS encoding ABC transporter permease, whose protein sequence is MSTAEETLSPAAAPRPDAPPARFWRPSPALLLSAPAVLALGIALVLPLFGVALLSLQGFDYEKGILPGASLANYAELAQDSLFLETLSRTFRIALIVTLACLALGLPEAWIIHRMAPRWRGLMLLVVVGPLLVSVVVRTFGWMVLLGSNGLVNQALLALGVPGAPFRLLFTELAIIIGLVHVMVPLVVLSVWASLGRLDPALLRAAESLGASRFAAFRRVVLPSIMPGLLGGALMVFCLSASAFATPAMLGGRRLKVVASMTYTEFLNTLNWPLGAAIAMLLLAAILAATLLWTRLVERPALRRLGAA